In Spinacia oleracea cultivar Varoflay chromosome 5, BTI_SOV_V1, whole genome shotgun sequence, a single window of DNA contains:
- the LOC110792026 gene encoding protein FAR1-RELATED SEQUENCE 5-like → MEDDLIDLNIDLNRAIEEELYNYEENHKEVCDVEDEGTSQQVMVADHCIEEETGGEDCVGHMMIDHLNYCYKLKMKQIDGKDSQTLVNKLYNLQPIDPEFFFRVRLNDEGKVECLFWRDSLMREDYKIYGDVLVFDTTFRTNKYNLICAPFLGINNHWKNTMFACAFIGDETTEYFVWVFETFLKAMGGKHPVSIFTNQDAAIAAGIEHVFPSSRHRLCLWHLSKNANSRFGLFKTDKNFKNAFYKCLSRCITPNNFEETWKSMINTFKLENDDWFNRLYGLKEKWCTTLSKDFFSAGILSSQRSESTNHVVAFKANKSTTLTEFYSIFQATINRWRKTEEKDDFDCTRGIPTSELSMSAILKQAANVYTITLFRDFEEEFKLFVDQGKKFNSKLKIQLSLAHAKTLKNLDGHNIAKTRKFIEEKFITYNKEVDEIIKKEEERKAKEEAAKIAEQEKAKAEAQRETQDGKSTNSEITIVLDPDRANTKGKSKKRIKGQYDNYKQPSRKGKKKHKEFGSKTPSIQLFTPKEQLF, encoded by the exons ATGGAGGACGATTTAATCGATTTGAATATCGATTTAAATCGCGCAATAGAAGAAGAGTTGTATAATTATGAAG agAATCATAAAGAAGTATGCGACGTTGAAGATGAAGGCACATCTCAGCAAGTTATGGTTGCAGATCATTGTATTGAAGAAG AAACTGGTGGAGAAGACTGTGTAGGTCATATGATGATTGATCATCTAAACTACTGCTACAagttaaaaatgaagcaaattgATGGCAAGGATTCACAAACACTAGTGAACAAACTGTATAACTTACAACCAATAGATCCTGAGTTCTTTTTCAGAGTAAGACTCAATGATGAAGGAAAAGTTGAGTGTCTATTTTGGAGGGATTCATTGATGAGAGAAGATTACAAAATATATGGAGATGTTCTAGTTTTTGATACTACATTCAGAACCAATAAGTACAATCTCATATGTGCTCCATTTCTTGGTATCAATAACCATTGGAAAAACACAATGTTTGCTTGTGCTTTCATTGGGGATGAAACCACTGAATATTTCGTTTGGGTGTTTGAAACTTTTCTGAAGGCTATGGGAGGAAAGCACCCTGTTTCAATTTTCACTAATCAAGATGCAGCTATTGCTGCTGGAATAGAACAT GTTTTTCCTTCTTCAAGACACAGATTATGCTTGTGGCACTTGAGTAAAAATGCAAACAGTAGATTTGGTTTATTCAAGACTgataaaaacttcaaaaacgCATTCTACAAGTGTTTAAGTAGGTGTATAACACCAAATAATTTTGAAGAAACTTGGAAATCTATGATCAACACTTTTAAGCTGGAAAATGATGACTGGTTCAACAGATTGTATGGTCTTAAAGAAAAATGGTGTACAACTTtaagtaaagattttttttctgCTGGTATACTTTCATCACAAAGAAGCGAAAGCACAAACCATGTTGTTGCATTTAAAGCAAATAAAAGTACAACATTAACAGAGTTCTATAGTATTTTTCAAGCTACAATAAATCGATGGAGAAAAACAGAAGAAAAAGACGACTTTGACTGTACAAGAGGAATACCTACTTCAGAGCTAAGTATGAGTGCTATATTAAAACAGGCAGCGAATGTATACACAATAACACTTtttcgtgattttgaagaaGAGTTCAAGCTTTTTGTG GATCAAGGTAAAAAGTTCAATTCAAAATTGAAGATTCAACTATCACTTGCACATGCAAAAACTTTGAAGAATCTGGATG GGCATAACATAGCAAAGACCAGAAAATTTATCGAGGAGAAGTTTATAACATATAATAAAGAAGttgatgaaatcataaaaaaggaagaagaaaggaaggcaaaagaagaagcTGCAAAGATAGCAGAACAAGAAAAGGCAAAAGCTGAAGCACAACGAGAAACACAAGACGGGAAATCAACTAATTCTGAAATAACAATTGTGCTAGATCCTGATCGCGCTAATACTAAAGGAAAGAGTAAGAAGAGAATAAAGGGTCAATATGACAATTACAAGCAGCCatcaagaaaaggaaaaaagaaacacaaagaaTTTGGATCAAAGACACCAAGTATTCAATTATTTACAcctaaagaacaactattttag